A portion of the Acidisarcina polymorpha genome contains these proteins:
- a CDS encoding tyrosine-type recombinase/integrase: MAFDELGKFLDLIEEPLSRSSLVAYRAQLVERGLSASTINVQLSGIRQLAAEARRNAILDSETAASITDVPNVRQQGTRTGNWLSRDQAKELLAVPDQEKLIGKRDHALLALLLGCGLRRQELAVLQFENIVEREGRAVIGDLVGKGRRVRTVTVPFGVKQSIDRWTAAADIQDGPLLRSVSKSGKPGKVALGDWSVWSVVERCAKEIGIPNFGAHDLRRTCAKLCRKSGGDLEQIKFLLGHSSIQTTERYLGSEQKIAVAVNDTWVCRKLYCKPQ; this comes from the coding sequence GTGGCCTTCGACGAGCTGGGAAAGTTTCTGGATTTGATCGAAGAACCGCTCTCGCGCTCGAGCCTGGTCGCTTACCGGGCCCAGCTCGTCGAGCGGGGTCTCTCGGCGTCTACGATTAATGTCCAGCTCTCGGGGATCCGCCAGCTGGCCGCCGAGGCCCGGCGCAATGCGATCCTCGACTCTGAGACCGCGGCTTCGATCACCGATGTCCCCAATGTTCGCCAGCAGGGGACCCGGACGGGAAACTGGCTCAGCCGGGACCAGGCGAAAGAGCTGCTCGCGGTGCCTGACCAGGAGAAGCTGATCGGCAAGCGCGACCATGCTCTTCTGGCCCTCCTGCTCGGCTGCGGACTACGCCGTCAGGAGCTGGCCGTGCTCCAGTTTGAGAACATCGTTGAGCGCGAGGGCCGGGCGGTAATCGGTGACCTGGTGGGGAAGGGAAGGCGCGTCCGTACGGTGACCGTGCCCTTCGGGGTGAAGCAGAGCATCGACCGCTGGACCGCGGCCGCTGACATTCAGGATGGGCCTCTGCTCCGGTCGGTCTCGAAGTCCGGCAAGCCGGGCAAGGTGGCACTCGGCGATTGGTCGGTCTGGTCGGTCGTCGAACGGTGTGCCAAGGAGATCGGCATTCCAAACTTCGGCGCCCATGACCTGCGCCGTACCTGTGCGAAGTTGTGCCGCAAGTCGGGCGGCGATCTTGAGCAGATCAAGTTCCTGCTCGGCCACTCGTCGATCCAGACCACCGAACGCTACCTAGGATCGGAGCAAAAGATTGCGGTCGCCGTCAATGACACCTGGGTTTGTAGGAAGCTCTACTGCAAACCCCAATAA
- a CDS encoding CsbD family protein, which translates to MKTLAWIIAGVGLGLAAYFVLNQPGPQFATGYDDIEDAAGKTAFWGSKQRVKGIGRGLRGKLKEGVGRATGDEQLETEGVVDQVAGPVQDAAGQAAHAVADTIHELNR; encoded by the coding sequence ATGAAAACACTCGCTTGGATCATTGCCGGTGTCGGCCTCGGTTTGGCCGCCTATTTTGTTTTGAACCAACCTGGTCCGCAGTTTGCGACCGGCTATGACGATATTGAAGATGCAGCAGGGAAGACCGCGTTCTGGGGATCTAAGCAGAGAGTCAAGGGGATCGGCCGGGGTTTGCGCGGAAAGCTGAAAGAAGGTGTGGGTCGTGCCACCGGCGATGAGCAGCTCGAAACTGAGGGTGTTGTGGATCAAGTCGCGGGACCCGTCCAAGACGCAGCTGGTCAAGCTGCTCATGCTGTCGCGGACACCATTCACGAACTCAATCGCTGA